The genome window aatatttgtagtgctgttttgttttttctttttgacatatttttatttcgttgttaatgatatatttatattaaactaatattCCATTCGGCTACTcatgaaatttaatttattattattattattattattattattattattattattattattattattattattattatatataagttgggctcaatggaaaccacatatatatatatatatatataaaacataaaatgtataattaatatatgtttcgCTCGATTAACATAAAAtgtattgttttattttagccggtactaatttaattatattatttaaaatttcaaatattgaaaaaattgaaaaaacccGATTCAATCTGTAACATGACAAACTTGAATTTAgtctttaaattttgattatgaaATTAGTCAAAGAGAAGcttagaaaataattaaatttgtattcGAATGTAGACATATGTactgttagagcatctccaaccatgcgAAGGCTAAAAATCTAGTTGGCTTACCAAAATTAAAAGTTATAGCCAATATCCATAAAAAACAGCACTCCATAGCAAGCACTTGTGTGTAATTATAGCCATCCCTtgtggatgactatatttgttgaACCACTACAGATTTGTAATGAATTCCGCGTTATCTCCCGCGGTTTATTTTCGTCCTTCTCACtgaatacaaattatttattaccatattaacctgataaattctatttataacaatctaaatcaATACCCTTTGTTAATAAGCGAAACTACATTTCAATGGAACATCAGTAcaaaaagtaccaaaatttggtcactttcatattgattagaattttatagtcattataatactattatcaaaagacttctatattgaatataattttattattaaagacctcaatattcattGGGACAgtaaaagacttctatattgattagaattttatgaaaagacttctatattgattcggattttattattaaaaatttcaatattggttaagattattataGTACTATATAAAAAGACTTCTATGgtgtttaggattttgtaatatacTAACATTTATCCTATCCGCACAGTTAAAGCGCTAACAATGTAACTTATGAAACAGTTccataaaattcatatcaaaatttggccatcatcatattattttttatttaacaattattactattatccaaaaacttctatatttgacaggattttgtattataacaattatctcactaataaaaatatattaccaacaaaattatttgttttaattttttaaaacttaaataatttgatatacGGAACAACTCTATAATGAAGACTGCGATAAAGACAAATAAGGCGGTTGTAACATTGACTTGACAAATAGgaactcaaagaaaatgaagtcattgttcatattgcaacatataataaatgaaccgaaactctagacttgtgtcaaaatatttgatatcaaattacttttgcaaagttaattaattttgtcaaactacaaTATAAGTTTATCAAACAACTACAACAACTATTAGATCTACAAAAACaccaactaaaattatatataatgtttgcctattaaatgaataaaataattgcgacttaaaattttgaatttttatttaagattaaaGACGCTATAAATGAACTTATTTGTGTTGATTTTgcatattattttcataatttaaaaatcatcaaacaacatagtaattttactaaaataaaacatacttttaGAGTTATGTTTCATAAAGTCCGCATTTCAGCCGCAGTAAGTACCaatcataatcttttagtttaatcataaataatatatttaattattcaattttatatataatttaccatctttaagtaattttttatatataactatcaattaatcattaatatttttcaacattaacaatcattaagatcattattctacctatgagttatattttagaacatatatagtgtttagtgatttataaaataattattttatcttttgacTGCAACGGTTatgtgatttataaaataattggtTTATCTTTTGATTGCAACGATTATATTGTGAAACATAACTTGTAAATTGTCAGacgtttacaaatattgtagattaaaaaaattaaaattgaaacgagtagattatttttaaataattttggactccaatactcttattttgtggACTCCATAGAACGGGGACCCatattgttatgaaataaatttaaagtaggatcaaatttcaatatatagaaagtcttatattaaataacaataatttaaatatcacttaaaaataataatttaaataggtataatttaaagatattattcttcaaataaataacaaattttaaaattttattcaaatccGTGCTCGGCACGGGTTATAACtagtattaataacatattatttagaAATTATAACCAACTAATATAACAACTTAAGTTAATATAATGTTTTATAGGTCGAGTAAATTTTAGTACAAATTTGctcaacgattataaccaacttATTGCAGCGAAAGTAAAGTAAATTTAACACTGCAGAGAGACAGACGTACACACTCGCTGAGATAAAATGTGGTCGTCTTGCTGTTGCTCCTCCTTGCAAACTCCTCCGCTTCTCCTGCAACCACTCAACCCCAGAGCTTCCACCACTTTCCATACTTGCTTCCTCCCCACAAATCTTCCACTTCCCTTTCCAATCCGCTCACCCATTTATTCTCTATCCCCATCTCTCGATCAATTTCAATACAATCACCAAGATGAATACCCAGATGAGCCGGAACATGTTATTGGCGATTGTCTTGTTTTCGAAGAAGGCATTTTCGAAGACCCTGCCCTTCAAAACCCCTCTACTTTTATTGATAAACCCCCCACCAAGATTTCTACTAAACCCCAAATTCAACCTCAGAATTTGATTCCTGACGATTGGAAACAAGCCCAGGAAGCTTATAATATCACTAAGCAGGAACGAAGGAAGATTGCCCAGCAACTTCAATTCGGTCGTAAGTTGGAGAAGAGAAAAGAATTGCTTAAGCCTATTAAAACTAGTGAGGAATTGGAGAATGAGTATGTGGTTTATAAAAATGCTAAGCTTGCTCAGTTGAGGCCTGTGGTTCTTGATAATCCTACTTTTCCCGATGATCGCAATGTGGGTGATACTAGTGATCATGAGGTTGATGATGAGAAGTTTAGTACCGAGAGAGAGGATAGATTGGTTGTCACAGCTGGTGGGAGAGCCAAGCCGAGAAATCCGAGGATGGCTGTATATCGTGGCAGCTTGGATGATGTTTCTGAGTTTTTGAATAGTCGGGATTATATTCCCGATTCTCCCAAGAGTTTAGAGGGTATTTTAGCTGCAGCTAATGAAACTTTTGCTCATTCTATTAAACTAAATTCAGATATtggaattttaattatttgtgtgccTTGTGATAAAATGACCATGTCTACTTGTTAATTTCTCCGAATgcaaaatttttgaatatatgatAAGCCTCATGCTTCATTTGCCATCCTAATTTGACACTAATTAAACCTTTTAAGTATTGCAATATGGTTGTTTTCATCTATCTATTATGGCGCTTGCTTAACTTGTTTATATGTGAGTGAATGTGGAAATACTTTGTTTGTTGTATCTTGTTCTTCATTCTGCATTAAGCAATGTCTATAATTGTCTAATGCAGATTAAAAGATGAAAGCATGTAACGTTCATTTCGTTCAAGGACAATACCTTTTGCTACTTATTAACATTTAAAGTGGATGGTGAAGCAATCAACTGATTTTGAAAGTGTCTTAAATGTGCTATAAACAAACAAAGTTTAACTGGAGATGTTGCTTCTGCGTCTTCATATCGAGCTATAATTCATTAGGGTGTGGTTTCCCTATGACCTAGTCCCAGGGTTCAAGGTTCCAGGTTTTTTAGTAGAGAAAAATAAGAAGCTGCAACAAGTTCAGCTTCATAAGCTGATCACATGTTGTTCCCTCAGTTCCATATCTCTGAACTTGTTTGTTTGGTCCCAAGTACGGGATTTCAGCAACATTTAGTTCAAACCTGAAACCAACACCAGTTTtaactttaaagtttaaaaaaagtaatattaGTTAAGTTGTCCACTCCCAAGTGTTTGATTGCGTAAACTGAGCCCCTTTGATGTAGTtatgttatttaaaatttgtaaagtGATGCTTATGCCTTCTGgttcttaatattatatatgtttctcTGTTATTGTGCATTGATATTTTGATAAACATGGTATTCTGAAATTTAGATGTAGAATTTTATGCTAAACTCCATCTCTTATAATTAAAATGCTCTCTAGTTTCTACTCTTCTTAGCATTATTAGCTAACTTTGTTGATTTTCTCTGTCATTAGCTTTTCTTCTAACAAATATCTTGTATAAGCTTTGAGGTTTActaatttatgtatattttgaaATGAGTAGGTCCTCGCAAGCTGTTCACAAGGGAGGAAAAGGTCCTGCTGAATAGGCGGGTTCCTGATTTGGCATCTGCTACTTCTGTAAGTTCAATTGAAATAGTTTTTACTTCATTTCTTACAATCAGATATTTTGCTACTTGGTGATTAACTCTGTCTAGTAAATATGTGgtatcttttgcttttccaatCAACTGTCCTGATGGCTGTCAaatggaaaaaataaaaaaaaatcaactgtTCTGATGCTTGACTTCTTAATTCGAAtttcacccccccccccccccccacccacACACTCAAGTCAAATCACAAACGCATTTCTGAAAGTAGGTTATGAACTAGACCTTGTTTTACCTCAATTTTTGttgtgatatataaatttaggtTTTTCACATCTGCTTATCTGGTATCCAGACTAGCATTGCAGCTTATAAGTCTTATGGAATGGTCTCAGGGTAAATGGCAGCCTCTGCATACACTAGCCGCATCAGGAGAATTTTACCTTCTAACTGAGTTGTTGAAGCATAGCATTGATATTAATATTCCTGATAAGGTCTGTTGCGATCAAGATCACATTTTTTATGCATAATTTATTACTGTTTCATTACCTGAAGCTTTTCATTTTGCAGACGTTATCAAAGTACtggatttaagtttatattttactGCATGTTCTAAACCCTGACTTATTGTTTTATCACAGACTGGTTTCACTGCAATTCACAGAGCAATACTTGGCAAAAAGCAAGCTATATTTAATATTCTTCTCAGAGAATCAGCTAATCCTTTTGTTCGTGATGAAGTGAGTGTGTACTGGCTAATTGCTCTTTGTTGTTTGCTTGTGCTGAGAAACGATAACTTTATACTTGCACTTTATTTTCTTGTTGTTAAAATGCTTTAAGAGTGGTCACcttgaatatatttataccagtatttggttttatagtttTTTCTCCGTGAATATCAGTCCCCTTGTTTTATTCACCCCAAAGGTCAGCTGTTTTCATTATCACATATGACGAGAGGTTCTGTTATCTTTGTACTGGTCAAATTTCATGCTCTACTCTATGCTGCCTTAGTGTTATTGCTTCATCGACGATAAACTTTTGATATACTCTCCTTTTTTTTAGTTGTAGAAAGTGTTCTATCTATCGATCAAGTTGCTCACTATTTGATAGTACCTATCAAAATATTGAATAGAATATGAACCATACTGGTTCTGCCTCCATTAATTGATATTGTTTGCATAACCTTGTTTTTGGTTGGCTAATATTCTTTCTCAAATTATCAAATTCTTGGTTGCGCAGGAGGGAGCTACACTTATGCATTATGCTGTACGCACGGCATCAAGTCAAATGATTAAAATTCTGCTCTTATACAATGTTGATATTAACCTGCAGGACAATGTAACTTTAATAGCTTTTCTATATCTGCTTTTAATTAATGTGTGCATGAGCATACCTGTGATTTAATGAAAGTCTTCTCGCGGTCTTTGCAGTATGGTTGGACGCCATTACATCTGGCCGTGCAGTCACGTAGGACAGATATTGTAAGGCTTTTGTTAATAAAGGGCGCCGACAAGACGTTAAAGAATCGGGTACTTGTCTGTTCTATTTATTGTTCAAAGCAGTTGATTAAGATTTCTAGCTCTTAAAACTCTATCTGCACTGGTGTCTGCGTATGTTGTTTGTTTCGTTCCTTGTGCTGCCATGTATGCTCTTTAAGCTTACTAGATGGTTGAAAGATGGTTTTTCTGCCTTGATAAGGTAGGGTGTGTGGGTTGTCCTGGGAAAGATATTTTGCACGTAGAATGTCCTTTGTTTCATGATATTCATATCCTGGAAACTTTTTAGACAAAATAAGGTAAACTTGACAGGGATTATGTGGCAGACATCTCTGAACATGTGCTGTTTATATTAATCAAACCCTTGTATTTTATCTTAGTGCACGTGTAATGTTAGAGCAACAAGTATTAGCTTTTAATATTAGAACACCAATATTAGCTGTACATAGCTTGTGAATTTATGTTGTACTGTGGGGTCATATTATTTTAGTATATTGAAATATTTCAGTTGCTGCTAGCCTGCTAAACCGGAAGCAACTGGTGTAAACCactattatttataaatctatAAATGTTTAAAAATGTGCTTCTTATCTTTTTAGGAAGGTTTAACCCCACTTGAGCTGTGCCTCTACTCTGGTCAAGAAGCACGTACATATGAGCTGATAAAGCTGATTAAATTGCTCCCCCGGCGGCGAAGTTATCTGATAAAAAGCTTGACTCATCAGTGTGATGGCCTATCAACCCTTTTCAAGACAGATAGTCAGACTCTCAATACCTCTATCAGTTGATCTGCAAATGATTTAGTTTTTGCATAGCTGGATTAAGATTTAATTAACATATCATCTGTCAGCCAGGCAATACCTACGCATCTTTAACTGCGGCATACACCATGAGTTGCTCTGTACTTATGATGAATCAATCacaagaagcaacaagttacgCCTATAATTGTGCTCCCACTTTCATCTTATGTACCTATTATAACAGTTGGTTTGTGTTTACCTTCTGAACATTGAATCCTCTGGTGACTGGTGCCATGGACAAGGACATTGATAATTACACAGATATAGTGAAGAAGTTAGCTGCCTATTTTCCTTAATTTTTTATTGGTCATCACTTTGGTCAGTTTATCGGAAATAAAATATTCTTCTGTATTACATCTGGGTTTGCATCTAGGCTCACTTGCAAAAATGGTATGTCTTCATTTGTTATTCGGCTTTGAAATAGTTTATTTTTTAGTTACTTCACTATCATGcttattagatttttaatagTTTCTATTCTCGAAAACTAACTAGTTAGCCCTACTTCATGGCGGAATAATAATGTTTTCCCaaaaaattcacaaataaatGGGCTAACGGGAGAAAATGGTTGACAAAAAATGCAAAAACTTGCTTGAATGTAAGAAGAAtgttatgaagatgatgaaggCGAAGAGTTATGTATATTATAGTTGATTTTGTGTTTGATTCTTGAGCAAATAAGAGAAAGTGTCCTCTAGCATTATCAGTAAGAATTAAGTTAGTGCAAGAAGAGGCATACGTATCCTATTTATAAGGCTTCAAGCTGCCACGTTTTCTCGAGCCAAACAATCTTGTACGGATATCAGGAGCTGGTCCGGTCCATCAGGTCATAGATCTGGAGGACCATGAAAGCCGCCGTCAAGAAGGGCTCGTACTCGCATGATTCAAGTCCAGATGACTAAGGGGCTGTCATGGAGCGGGTCGGAAAACGATCCATGACAAACTATGACGAGAACTTCATCAAATCATGCGGAGATACTGGCAATTCATAAAGCGAGCAAGGAATGCATCTAGttacaatttattaataaacatattcaaaaatcataaaatgaTGCGGGTTATTAAGAATCTCAAACAATCCTACAATATTATTTGAGGATAATTCAACATGTATTATTAAACAACTGAAAGATGGATATATTAAAGACGACCAAACAAATCACATATTATCAAAATTCTTCTACACTCATGAACTTTAAGAAAACAGTGATATTGATGTACAACAAGTTCGTTGATGTGAAAATTTAGTTGTGATCGTCGGTGTTATATATTCTCAAGTCTTAAAAATCCATTTGTCAATACACTGCATCTTAAGCAGCCTATCTTTATCTTATCTGAACACACGGATGAAAATTCATACTTATACCGTATCGTTGTATCAaaatctcctataaataggctTGTTATCTCGATGAGTTATGTATCGAAAAAAGTTAAAAGGAACAGTGTTTTATATGCTGTAATATAATActatcttccttttggctttcTTTTATGGGTTCACGTCCCTAGCATATGTATGCTAGGGACTTGTTAGATAATATACAAGTTCAtggccgttggatgaatatccagcggtcaggatttaaacatatttttaatacataCATTGCTTTTAAAGCGCTGGACGGAGAAATATGTACAACGCTTAAAAAGCGCTGTATGTGTTAGAAAAAGCATTCTATGTCAAATCGCAACCTGATCGTACAACATAGTGCGATTTGTTGTAATTTTAATCCTTAATTATATTGATAAGAAATAAAATCTCATTTATAATGCGGAGCCTCTCAAGAAACCGATTATCcatgaatttattattattattattactattattattattatacagtAATTTGCAAAAGAGATATTTCATGTGTCtcattcaattttatatattatttttgacacGTTTTTTAAGACTTCTTAAAGTAT of Daucus carota subsp. sativus chromosome 3, DH1 v3.0, whole genome shotgun sequence contains these proteins:
- the LOC108210447 gene encoding ankyrin repeat domain-containing protein, chloroplastic, giving the protein MWSSCCCSSLQTPPLLLQPLNPRASTTFHTCFLPTNLPLPFPIRSPIYSLSPSLDQFQYNHQDEYPDEPEHVIGDCLVFEEGIFEDPALQNPSTFIDKPPTKISTKPQIQPQNLIPDDWKQAQEAYNITKQERRKIAQQLQFGRKLEKRKELLKPIKTSEELENEYVVYKNAKLAQLRPVVLDNPTFPDDRNVGDTSDHEVDDEKFSTEREDRLVVTAGGRAKPRNPRMAVYRGSLDDVSEFLNSRDYIPDSPKSLEGPRKLFTREEKVLLNRRVPDLASATSGKWQPLHTLAASGEFYLLTELLKHSIDINIPDKTGFTAIHRAILGKKQAIFNILLRESANPFVRDEEGATLMHYAVRTASSQMIKILLLYNVDINLQDNYGWTPLHLAVQSRRTDIVRLLLIKGADKTLKNREGLTPLELCLYSGQEARTYELIKLIKLLPRRRSYLIKSLTHQCDGLSTLFKTDSQTLNTSIS